In the genome of Gemmatimonas aurantiaca, the window TCCCCACAATGCGAGGGTAAGACTCACCGCCGCCTCAACAACGACTCGGGTTATTTCCGCGATAGCCGTTTCTTTGAATCGCAACTGTCTCCGCATCAAGGCGGTTGGCACGAGAGAGAGCCCTTCAAGAACAAACCCAAAGGAAAGTGCTAGAATGACGACTCCCATGCCCTCGCGACGATAGACTAATTCAAGAGGCCATGCTGCCAGGCACAACACTGTGCCAACTGCGAGAAACGTAGTGAGCGCGAGACTGTGCAGAGTCTCGTATTCTCCCCTTTCCAACTCGGGGCCAAGGACGACGGTATTGGAAAGCCCACCCTCCGCGACAATCCGGCCAAATCGGGTAAAAACCGTCACCAAAGCGAGATACCCGTAGTCTTCGGGGCTCAGGATTCGCGCAAGTGCGATTGTAATCGGCCACGTTATCAAGAGCGGTAACCAACGCGACAATGCGACCCAACGTGTGCCGATCACTATGGTCCGGCGATCGAGCAATGCGTCGATCTTCTCTTCTTTCTTCACAACTGTCATCTATGCTAACTACGCACGCGTCGATCGAATGACACCTGGCGCAGCCTGCGGCTCATCCTACGAGGGCTGTTGTGTGCTGAAGTCTGATGAGTAGCATTTGTTTGAGTGTATGCTACCGACTCCAGGAGCACTCCCAGCCCAAGCACCGCAAAGAGGATGTAGCTATATGCATGAGACAGAAAAACTATGCATGTGAGGTACGCAACAAGGCTAGCCAGATACTCTGGCCTATGATACTCAGCCTTCCATGAAGCCAGTCGCGCCGAACGTCTAATGTGTTTCCACATAAGGAATAGCAGACATCCTATTCCTGCGAATCCGAGTTCTGCGGCTACCTGGACATAGGTATTGTGAGCGGTGTGCCAGGCTCCGGTCGTTTGCTGCGCGCGAAAGTCGTTGCCGATTTGGGCTTCGAACGAACCTGCTCCTAGGCCAAGAACGGGGTTCTCCATGGCAAAAACCAAACCCCGTTTCCAGAGATAGATTCGGCCGGAGCTGCTGGTGGTGTTGTAGTCGTCTTCGAGTGAAACCAGTGTTGCGGCACGAGCGCGCATAGTGCTCGGCAAAAGCGGAATGGATAAAGGAACAATGATCATAAGAGCTACAATTGCGCCTACAACTACGCGAGGGCGGAAGCTGAATATCATCACGGCAATCCCAACGACAAAACCAACCAATCCCCCCCTTGAGCCTGTTTTCATCAGGGCAATGAGAAGGACTACGGCGGCTATGAGCGAGCAGCAGCGGTACAGGAATTTTCCCCGGAGCGTTGAGCCAATAGCGAATGGCAATGTCAGCGCGAATAACGCCGCCAGATCATTGGGATCGTAGCTCCCGGAGCTGGTCAGCCGGCTTCCTTCCACTACCTCGCCCTTAACAAGAAGCAGTGTTGCTGCCACGGCCGTAAGCCAACCCGTCCATCGGGATACGATGTCAAGGCTTTGGATTGTTGGTTTTGTCAGACCGATAATGATGACGAGCCCTAGTCCCCATGGGAGTACTTGAAGCGTAGCCCAGGTTTGTCCTCTCCAAATGGAGAAAGGGAAGGAAAACACGATGATCAGGCAGTACAGCAATACCAATCGCATTGAAGTAGAGCGCCACAAACGTCCCCAAGCGACAGAATGTGTCCTCACGAGGTGAAGCACGACCCCGATAAGAGTCGCGGAGAATACGGGCTTCAGATACCGTGCTGGCCCAAGCTGCTCTCCCACTCTCACCGCAGTGAGGGCAATGGCAAGTATCGCTACAGCGATAGAGCCATTCCAGTAGAGGGCAAGCGTCGATGGAGAAAGCGGACGTAGCCTGGTCGAGCCTTTAGCGACAACGGGCAAGGTTCTTGTTGATTGCATTACAAAATATCAACCGAAAGGCTGGAAACTTGCGGAGGAAGTCTGCGAATCGGAGGAGTCGCTTGTGGCAGACTCAGATACCACTTGACCATATTGCGGAGGCCAGATTCAAGGCTAACACGGGGTTTAAAACCCGCGTTGCGCGCTTTCTCCGCGGAGAATTGTGTCTGGTCGACAACCAACTTACGAATTCGCATCCGGTTGACTGGGGTATCGACTCCTGCTATCGAAGCCAACAATTCGATAGGAAATGCCGCGGCGAGGGCCAGACTCAAGGGAATGGCAACGCGAGAGACTGGAGATCCCAACTCTGACGCCACGACCTCCACAATCTCCCGACTCGTCAGATCAGGTGCTTCCACCCAATTGAAGACATCGACGCCATCCACATGCCGAGCCCAGGCCCAGAAAGTGAAATCTACCAGATTTGCTACATATGAGAGACTCTTTCTGTTCTCCGAGCGTCCCACATGCATATAGCGGCGGCGATGCACCTGGCGAATGAGCGAGAACATATTGGCGTAGTTCCCCTCACCGAACGTCACGCTCGGACGGATGATAAGCGCAGAAAGACCTTTCGCATCAGCGTAGGAACGAAGAACTGCCTCTGCCGCCAACTTGCTTGCTCCGTAGGAGTTTGTGGGGCGAAGGAGAGAATCTTCAGTAGCTGGTATTTTTGCGGGTGTGTAAACGGCGGCAGAGGAATAGAAACATATCCTTTTCACCCCCGACTCCATCATGACTTCAACAACATTCTCCGTACCCAGTTTATTCACCGCGAAGTACGTCTCTTTGTCGATTCCGGAATCGTGATGCGCCGCAGCTAGATGCAGCACCTCTGAACACCCTTGCATTGCGGCAACAACCGCCGCACGATTGCGTACATCGCCAATGACAACCCGAGAGGGACTAAGATCGCTATCGGGATGGTGTAGATCTAGTATGACATACGGGCGTCCCTGTGACTCCAACTGACGGCATACATGCGTGCCAATAAAGCCAGATCCTCCAGTGACGAGTAGAGGCTCGAGACCGCGCTCATACATCGATCAACTCACCCACTCAGGCATGGCACGCCAGACTTCGCCTCGCAAACTACGCGCGATCTCTTTGGCTAGCTGGTCCTGTTCAGTCGTGCGATTTGTGCCCGCATCAGACCGATCGGGCAGTGGTAACACAATCCTGACCAGCGCTTCTTCTGTTCGACCCCTCAAGGCAGCATCTCTCATCAACTCCCACTTCACCGAATATTCGCTAGCGCTGATTCGCCCACGCCCCTGATACCAGTAGTAGACCAGTGCACGGGCGCTTCTATTGGCTAACACAACGCGATTCACGAGTTGGTCCGGATACTCTGGAGACAACACCACTCGTTCGCTCGTCATGATCTCCCACCCTGCCCCCGGCAAACAGTTCTTCGGCGAGTGAATGGACTTCCCTTGTACCTGCTTGTCGTAGTACCCCACATACGTCGTGAACGCCGGCAACGAGTCCGGCCCGTACACGCGCATCATGTAGTCCGTCATGCCGGCCACCTTCCGCTCTTCCTCCGGCACGATCATGTCGCGTCCTTCATAGCCGGCCATCATCTTCGTGATGCTGTTCATC includes:
- a CDS encoding NAD(P)-dependent oxidoreductase produces the protein MYERGLEPLLVTGGSGFIGTHVCRQLESQGRPYVILDLHHPDSDLSPSRVVIGDVRNRAAVVAAMQGCSEVLHLAAAHHDSGIDKETYFAVNKLGTENVVEVMMESGVKRICFYSSAAVYTPAKIPATEDSLLRPTNSYGASKLAAEAVLRSYADAKGLSALIIRPSVTFGEGNYANMFSLIRQVHRRRYMHVGRSENRKSLSYVANLVDFTFWAWARHVDGVDVFNWVEAPDLTSREIVEVVASELGSPVSRVAIPLSLALAAAFPIELLASIAGVDTPVNRMRIRKLVVDQTQFSAEKARNAGFKPRVSLESGLRNMVKWYLSLPQATPPIRRLPPQVSSLSVDIL
- a CDS encoding exosortase C-terminal domain/associated protein EpsI, producing the protein MFAPMAVLGLGVLLISGMREQHAVEPRAPMNSITKMMAGYEGRDMIVPEEERKVAGMTDYMMRVYGPDSLPAFTTYVGYYDKQVQGKSIHSPKNCLPGAGWEIMTSERVVLSPEYPDQLVNRVVLANRSARALVYYWYQGRGRISASEYSVKWELMRDAALRGRTEEALVRIVLPLPDRSDAGTNRTTEQDQLAKEIARSLRGEVWRAMPEWVS